A stretch of the Tannerella serpentiformis genome encodes the following:
- a CDS encoding ATP-binding protein, giving the protein MEAFYRTHKYLVTHLGTPVRRGLMDEVDWSQRLIGIKGCREIGKTTFLLSYAREYFAPDGRECLYVNLNNFIFTERTLTDFAGEFYAAGGKVLLIDQIFKYPNWSRELRYCYDHYTNLRIVFTGSSVMRIKEENHEVGDIVAPYYLRGFSFREYLNLKTGLDLQPFSFDMLMRDRYLIARDICDQVNPGEYFHDYLHHGFYPFFLEKRNYSENLLKMMNMTLEVDVLYIRQIEQRYLPKLRRLLYLISQNEPCTLNISQLSKDIGTSRATVMNYLKYLKDARMITLLYPRGEEFPQKPVYAYLYNPNLLHVMNRQTQDERTVNEAFFFNQLLKDNRVNAYDRHNSFLVNDRYLFRVSYPEARWKVSPDFYYAVDEVEPPLDEPNCIPLWMFGFLY; this is encoded by the coding sequence ATGGAGGCATTCTATCGAACGCACAAATATCTGGTGACGCATCTGGGGACACCTGTGCGCCGCGGCCTAATGGACGAGGTGGACTGGAGTCAGCGCCTGATCGGGATCAAGGGCTGCCGTGAGATTGGTAAGACGACGTTTCTGCTCTCTTACGCTCGCGAATACTTCGCCCCCGATGGCCGCGAATGCCTGTACGTCAACCTGAACAACTTCATCTTCACCGAACGCACCCTCACGGACTTCGCCGGCGAATTTTACGCCGCTGGAGGCAAGGTGCTCCTCATCGATCAGATCTTCAAGTATCCCAACTGGTCGCGCGAACTGCGGTACTGCTACGATCATTACACCAACTTGCGGATCGTCTTCACCGGATCGTCCGTCATGCGCATCAAGGAGGAGAACCACGAGGTGGGCGACATCGTGGCGCCTTACTACCTGCGCGGCTTCTCCTTCCGCGAATACCTCAACCTCAAGACCGGCCTCGACCTGCAACCCTTCAGCTTCGATATGCTCATGCGCGATCGCTATCTCATCGCCCGCGACATCTGCGACCAGGTCAACCCCGGCGAGTATTTCCACGACTACCTTCATCACGGCTTCTACCCCTTCTTCCTCGAGAAGCGCAACTATTCCGAGAACCTGCTCAAGATGATGAACATGACCCTCGAGGTCGACGTGCTCTACATCCGCCAGATCGAGCAGCGCTACCTGCCCAAACTGCGCCGCCTGCTCTACCTGATTTCGCAAAACGAGCCCTGCACGCTCAACATCAGTCAGCTCAGCAAGGACATCGGCACCTCACGCGCCACCGTGATGAACTACCTCAAATACCTCAAGGACGCCCGCATGATCACCCTCCTCTACCCCCGCGGCGAGGAGTTCCCCCAAAAGCCCGTCTACGCCTACCTCTACAACCCGAACCTGCTGCACGTCATGAACCGTCAGACGCAGGACGAGCGCACCGTCAACGAGGCCTTCTTCTTCAACCAACTCCTGAAGGACAATCGCGTGAATGCTTACGACAGGCACAACAGCTTCCTGGTCAACGATCGCTACCTCTTCCGGGTCTCCTACCCCGAGGCGCGCTGGAAAGTCAGCCCCGACTTCTACTACGCCGTCGACGAGGTGGAGCCTCCCCTCGACGAGCCGAACTGCATCCCCCTATGGATGTTCGGCTTCTTATACTGA
- a CDS encoding chloride channel protein: MTNENRFYRFLLWRERHIRERNFILIISFLVGIGAATASLLLKFLIHTIQQLLWANIREGANYWLLLYPIIGILLAGVFVYYVVRDDISHGVTKILYAISQRKSRIKPHNMWSSLVASSLTIGFGGSVGAEAPIVLTGAAIGSNLGRLFRMEQKTLMLLVGCGAAGAVAGIFKAPIAGLVFVIEVLMLDLTMTSVLPLLISSVTAATMSYVFSGTEAMFQFSQTEEFVMERIPYVLLLGIFCGLVSLYFTRAMLRVEGIYAGLSHRWQRFILGAAMLSILIFLFPPLYGEGYDTIETLLNGDFIHLMDQSPFLGMENGYWGIVIFLGLILLTKVFASAATNGGGGCGGVFAPSLYIGCIAGFFFSHILNFFGLPVDLPEKNFALMGMAGTMSAVMHAPLTGVFLIAELTGGYNLFLPLMITSIGSYVTIRAFEPHSLYTMRLAQKGELLTHHKDKAVLTLMNVGSVIETDFIAVRPDMSLGDVVKEAIAKSSRSMFPVVNTEGVLLGIVLVDNIRNIMFRPELYERFRVSRFMVSPPARIVNDMPMEKIMHIFDDTKAWNLPVVDTEGTYIGFVSKSKIFNAYREVLVDTFTGD, from the coding sequence ATGACAAACGAAAACCGCTTCTATCGCTTCCTGCTCTGGCGCGAACGCCACATTCGGGAGCGCAACTTCATTCTCATCATCAGTTTCCTGGTCGGTATCGGTGCCGCTACGGCCTCCCTACTGCTGAAGTTCCTTATCCACACCATCCAGCAGTTGCTCTGGGCCAACATCCGCGAGGGAGCCAACTATTGGCTGCTCCTTTACCCCATCATCGGCATCCTGCTGGCCGGAGTCTTCGTCTATTACGTCGTCCGCGACGACATCAGCCACGGCGTCACCAAGATCCTCTATGCCATCTCACAGCGCAAGAGCCGCATCAAGCCGCACAACATGTGGAGCTCGCTCGTGGCCAGTTCGCTGACGATCGGATTCGGCGGATCGGTCGGGGCCGAGGCGCCCATCGTGCTCACTGGCGCTGCCATCGGGTCGAACCTCGGCCGACTCTTCCGCATGGAGCAGAAAACGCTCATGCTACTCGTCGGCTGTGGTGCCGCGGGCGCCGTGGCGGGTATCTTCAAGGCTCCGATCGCCGGATTGGTCTTCGTCATCGAGGTGCTCATGCTCGACTTGACGATGACGTCCGTCTTGCCCCTGCTCATCTCGTCCGTCACGGCCGCCACGATGTCGTACGTCTTCTCCGGCACCGAGGCCATGTTCCAGTTTTCGCAGACCGAGGAGTTCGTCATGGAGCGCATCCCCTACGTCCTCTTGCTGGGCATCTTCTGCGGACTCGTCTCGCTCTACTTCACCCGTGCCATGCTGCGCGTCGAAGGGATCTACGCCGGCCTCTCGCACCGCTGGCAACGCTTCATCCTCGGCGCGGCCATGCTCAGTATCCTCATCTTCCTTTTCCCCCCACTCTACGGCGAGGGCTACGACACGATCGAGACCCTGCTCAACGGCGACTTTATCCACCTCATGGACCAAAGCCCCTTCCTCGGCATGGAGAATGGCTATTGGGGCATCGTCATCTTCCTCGGCCTCATCCTCCTCACGAAAGTCTTCGCCTCGGCGGCCACCAACGGCGGCGGCGGATGCGGTGGCGTCTTCGCCCCGAGCCTCTACATCGGCTGCATCGCGGGCTTCTTTTTCTCGCACATCCTCAACTTCTTCGGCCTGCCGGTCGACCTGCCCGAAAAGAATTTCGCCCTCATGGGCATGGCCGGCACCATGTCCGCCGTCATGCACGCCCCCCTGACGGGCGTCTTCCTCATCGCCGAGCTGACCGGCGGCTACAACCTCTTCCTGCCGCTGATGATCACCTCCATCGGCTCCTACGTCACCATCCGCGCCTTCGAGCCCCACAGCCTCTACACCATGCGTTTGGCCCAAAAGGGCGAACTCCTGACGCACCATAAGGACAAGGCCGTGCTGACGCTCATGAACGTCGGCAGTGTGATCGAAACGGACTTCATCGCCGTCCGCCCCGATATGAGCCTCGGCGACGTCGTCAAGGAGGCCATCGCCAAGAGCTCCCGCAGCATGTTCCCCGTGGTCAACACCGAAGGCGTGCTGCTGGGCATCGTGCTGGTGGACAACATCCGCAACATCATGTTCCGCCCCGAGCTGTACGAGCGTTTCCGCGTCTCGCGCTTCATGGTCTCGCCCCCCGCGCGCATTGTCAACGACATGCCGATGGAGAAAATCATGCACATTTTCGACGACACCAAGGCCTGGAACCTGCCCGTCGTCGACACCGAAGGCACCTACATCGGCTTTGTCTCCAAGTCGAAAATCTTCAACGCCTATCGCGAAGTACTTGTCGACACGTTCACCGGCGACTGA
- a CDS encoding sugar transferase, with translation MNRRRQRLLYLSSDFVTAAVAWAVLNVVRFHEVARYDFGTLADFLGYRQVIQVQLIVPFFWLALYFLSGYYNRPFGKSRIEEAFTTFVSVGLGCVVIFFVVILNDLPRSFDVYYIIFFTYCALQFVLTYLGRNMITNHALRMVRRGLWVTDVLVIGTGQHAPEARRDLERLGYRVEGFVGQPSTAEGVQETLGCISDLPALMASRTAHELALVVEPGGDADAVHILYSLYRYKCPVKIWAAKNSPLGRVGARTIHGIPLIDATDNNFSEAGKNLKWLADKIVSAIALLLLSPVYAYLAIGVKRSSPGPVLFRQERIGRGGRPFTIYKFRTMYVGADRDGHQLTQQDDDRVTPFGGFLRKYRLDELPQFWNVLIGDMSLVGPRPEQRYYIDRIVRTAPYFYLLHNVRPGITSWGMVKYGYADTVEKMIERLDYDILYYENMSLALDLTILIYTVRTVVTGKGV, from the coding sequence ATGAACCGCCGCCGCCAACGTCTCCTCTATCTGTCGTCCGACTTCGTCACCGCGGCCGTAGCGTGGGCTGTGCTCAACGTGGTACGCTTTCACGAGGTGGCCCGCTACGACTTCGGTACGCTGGCCGACTTCCTCGGCTATCGGCAAGTCATTCAGGTGCAGCTTATCGTACCCTTCTTCTGGCTGGCCCTCTATTTCCTTTCGGGTTACTACAATCGGCCCTTCGGCAAGTCGCGTATCGAGGAGGCCTTCACCACCTTCGTGAGCGTCGGGCTAGGGTGCGTCGTCATCTTTTTCGTGGTCATCCTCAACGACCTCCCGCGTTCGTTCGACGTTTACTATATCATCTTCTTCACCTACTGCGCGCTGCAATTCGTCCTGACCTACCTCGGGCGCAACATGATCACGAATCATGCTCTGCGGATGGTACGCCGCGGACTGTGGGTGACGGATGTCTTAGTCATCGGAACGGGTCAGCACGCCCCGGAGGCACGGCGCGATCTGGAACGGTTGGGCTATCGGGTGGAAGGGTTCGTCGGCCAACCGTCGACGGCGGAGGGTGTGCAGGAAACGCTGGGCTGTATTAGTGACTTGCCCGCGCTGATGGCCTCACGGACCGCACATGAGCTGGCGCTCGTCGTGGAGCCGGGGGGCGACGCCGACGCCGTGCACATTCTCTACTCACTCTACCGCTATAAGTGCCCCGTGAAGATCTGGGCGGCCAAGAACAGTCCGCTGGGGCGTGTCGGTGCGCGGACCATCCACGGCATCCCCCTGATCGACGCCACGGACAACAACTTCTCCGAGGCGGGTAAGAACCTCAAATGGTTGGCCGATAAGATCGTTTCCGCTATCGCTCTCCTGCTGCTCTCGCCCGTCTACGCCTACCTGGCTATCGGCGTCAAGCGTAGCTCGCCCGGCCCCGTACTGTTTCGGCAGGAGCGCATCGGGCGCGGTGGCCGACCCTTCACGATCTACAAGTTCCGCACGATGTACGTCGGTGCCGATCGTGACGGCCATCAGCTGACTCAACAGGACGACGACCGCGTGACGCCCTTCGGCGGTTTCCTCCGTAAATATCGGCTGGACGAGCTGCCGCAGTTCTGGAACGTGCTCATTGGCGACATGTCGCTCGTCGGGCCACGGCCTGAGCAGCGGTACTACATCGACCGCATCGTCCGCACTGCGCCCTACTTCTATTTATTGCACAACGTTCGCCCCGGCATCACCTCCTGGGGCATGGTCAAGTATGGCTATGCCGACACGGTGGAAAAGATGATCGAGCGCCTCGACTACGATATCCTCTATTACGAAAATATGTCCCTCGCCCTGGACCTGACTATCCTTATTTATACGGTCAGGACGGTGGTCACGGGCAAGGGCGTATGA
- a CDS encoding L-threonylcarbamoyladenylate synthase: protein MQADLTACVRTLREGGLILYPTDTIWGIGCDATSDEAVRRVYALKRRADHKAMLTLADSPGRVMGYVDAIPDIAWDLIELSERPLTIIYPHGRNLAPSLLGPDGSVGIRVTRERFSHALCERFRRPIVSTSANLSGQAAPGCYDEVCQEIIRGVDYVVHYRRTDRSTARPSGIIRLGADGTIQVIRE from the coding sequence TTGCAGGCCGATCTCACGGCATGTGTGCGCACACTGCGCGAAGGCGGACTGATCCTTTATCCCACCGACACGATCTGGGGCATAGGCTGTGATGCGACCTCCGATGAGGCCGTCCGACGGGTTTATGCGCTCAAGCGGCGCGCCGATCACAAAGCCATGTTGACCCTCGCTGACAGCCCGGGACGAGTGATGGGGTACGTCGACGCCATCCCCGACATCGCCTGGGACCTCATCGAGCTCTCCGAACGTCCGCTGACGATCATCTATCCCCACGGACGGAACCTCGCGCCGTCGCTGCTCGGCCCAGACGGCTCGGTGGGCATACGCGTCACCCGCGAACGATTCTCACATGCGCTCTGTGAACGCTTTCGCCGTCCCATCGTGTCGACCTCAGCCAACCTCAGCGGACAAGCCGCGCCCGGATGCTACGACGAGGTCTGCCAGGAGATCATCCGCGGCGTGGACTACGTCGTCCATTATCGGCGCACGGATCGCTCCACAGCACGTCCCTCGGGCATCATCCGATTAGGCGCCGACGGAACCATTCAAGTCATACGCGAGTGA